aatttttcgaacTTCCTCAAGATGCCACCGATGTAGATGTTTGTGACTTTATTATTAAGTAAGTTCGCTAAATAAGTTGATTAACACCCATTAATTTGTGTTATTAATAGATAATATTTGTAGGCATTGTATAGCGATTCATCTGAACGATCCATTGGATAAATTTTACTTACTCGTATTTATGACAAAAAAGTTGTTCGTTCTTGCAAATAATAAGTGTGCCGTTGAAGGAGCTGATGCTGTGATGATGCAGGAATGTTTACTTGGTGGTCATTTATATTTGCAAGTATTGAAAGAGAAATTATACAACTggttgaatattttaaaaacaaatattttaaaacgtGCAAGGAGCGCTGGTAACAGATACGCTCTAAACGTGCGTAAGTATTTTAGAAGCTAATGCATAGCCATAAATTAACAGAGTTTTAAATACAACTTATTTGTTGATGTAGAGGAAATGTTGAATGTGATGAAACATGGAAATTTCCTTGATTCGCAAATGGAAAACTTTTTATCCACTGGAAATTTAAGATCGTCGACAGGTTTAGGGCTGATGCAAAATACGGGTCTTACAATTGTTgctgaaaatattaataggaTGCGTTACATGAGTCACTTTCGAGCTATACACAGGGGTTCCTTCTTTCAAGAAATGAGAACTACGGAAGCTAGACAACTATTGCCTGACGCATGgggtaattattttattatagaaaaattcttaatttttattaaataatattcaagaggatacaattattaattactattataGGTTTCATTTGTCCTGTGCACACACCTGATGGTGCTCCGTGTGGTCTTTTGAATCATTTAACAATGAACTGCATTATTACAAAACATCCAGATCCAAAACTAAAGGCCAATGTACCTATCATACTAATGGACCTTGGAATGATTCCATTATCCATTGTAGACAATTGGCAAAATTCATACGTCGTGATGTTAGACGGGAAATTGATTGGATTAATAGATGACAGTATAATTAGCAGAGTGACTGATAAATTACGATTACTCAAAATAAAAGGAGAGGaggtaatttttttttcgaggaagtataatttacattttcactatttttttaatttgtacatAGGTTCCGCACACGATGGAAATAGCACTCGTGCCAAAGAAAAATGTACCGGCTCAATATCCAGGATTATATTTGTTCACGAACGCAGCTCGTATGATGAGGCCAGTAATGAATTTAGcttgtaaaaaaattgaatatataGGAACGTTTGAGCaaatttatttagaaatttgtgTCACGCCCGAGGAAGCTTATAAAGGAGTAAtaaactattttattatttacgtatttttcttttaaattgtttcttgttatttattatagtTTCATTTGTTATAGCTAACGACGCATCAAGAATTATCAAAAACAGCGTTCTTAAGTAATTTAGCAAGTCTAATTCCAATGCCAGATTACAATCAAAGTCCGCGAAATATGTATCAGTGTCAGGTAAgatttttttctactttttgtCGATTATGAATTTTTCCGATATGCAATTTTATTGGGTTTGTAGATGGGTAAACAAACAATGGGTACCCCGTGTCATACGTGGCAATTGCAATCCGAAACTAAATTATACAGACTTCAAACACCTGCAACACCATTCTTTCGACCTGTACATTACGATAAAATTGATCTTGACGATTTTGCTATGGGTACTAATGCGATAGTTGCTGTTATTTCGTACACGGTAAGTAATATATTAGGTGTTATAGTACagctattttaaatttaaatatattatttatgtttaaaGGGATATGATATGGAAGAcgcaatgattataaataaagCAGCATATGACAGGGGTTTTGCACACGGAATGATTTATAAATCGGAATTCGTAGATTTAAAAGATCAAAGAAGTTATTTTGCACGAAATCCTGATAAACCCGAACTCGCAGAAAAATTAGATACCGATGGTCTTCCTGTACCGGGTACAATTATCAAGGAAAACGATGTTTATTATTGGTAAGCTGTTTGTAAATTAGATGAACATCCctaatttatttgattttaatcTACATAAAATCTATTCTGTACATAGTTATTACGATGCAGATAAATCGACATACGTCACTGGTAAATATCATGGGAAAGAAGATGCTCACGTCGATAATGTAAAACTCTGTGGAACATTGCATAGTCACATTCCACGTAGAGCTTGTATCACTTTTCGTATTCcagttagtaaaatattaatttttattaggtGTATCAATTAATTCAGTGTCTGTAGTATCCCTAAAATAATATTCccaaaattgaatattttgtggatttgaaaagtaaaatgagaacaaatcttcaattaaaaaaaaagattagacactttaatttttacacctaatattttgtaaatcaACATACAGAAGAACAGTCCTTTAAAAAATATCCTATTTTTTAGCGGAATCCAAGCGTTGGAGATAAATTTGCTTCAAGAGCAGGGCAGAAAGGTATCTGTTCGCAAAAGTGGCCAGCGGAGGATTTACCATTCACCGAAACTGGTCTGATTCCCGATATCATATTTAATCCTCACGGTTTCCCAAGCCGTATGACAAtaggtaaaattaaaattcattcgGAAGATTCGTTCTCATTCAAATGCagtgaaattataataatcttgtatttaaattaatagcCATGATGATCGAAATAATGGCTGGAAAATCAGCAGCTATACATGGATTAGTACACGATGCAACATCCTTTAGGTTTAACGAGGATGAAACAGCAGTAGAGTACTTTggaaaattattggaacgCGGCGGTTATAATTATTATGGAACGGAAAGATTGTACTCGGGGATAGATGGAAGAGAATTGACTGCCGATATTTTCTTTGGAGTAGTACATTATCAGCGATTAAGACACATGGTATCAGATAAATGGCAGGTTAGAAGTACCGGTCCCGTCGATGTTTTAACGAGACAACCGATAAAGGGTAGACGAAGAGGTGGCGGTGTTCGATTCGGAGAGATGGAACGTGATTCGTTAATATCTCATGGTTGTGCATTTTTACTTCAAGATCGTCTGTTCCACTGTTCAGATAAAACTACGGTAAGCTTAAAGCGGAAAATTTGGGTTTTTTAATtggtaaataattaataataatatttcagaCATTGGTATGTCAAAAATGTGGGACGCTATTGGGTCCTATAACGGAAATGTCTGTAACTACGCCAGGATTAAACGACAAAACGAGATGTCGTCTCTGCGGCGACGACGAGTCCGTGAGAGATGTTGAAATACCATATATATTTCGATATCTCGTAACGCAATTAACATCTTGTAATATTAACGTGAAATTGTCATTCGTAGAGAAATGAAGATTATTGGAGTGTACATAGCTTTGTACTTTCTTCTaactattgtataataataataatactttattttttttccaacattccattaaattttttacttaCAAACCCAACAACATTATTCTACAAATACACTGTTTATTTAACTAACTGTTACTATACAACAGTTAGTACAACACTAACATCAGTTATATACATTTTGTTATAATTTCACGGAATTCCAAActcaatgaattatttatatattcacATATAACTATTTTGGAATTCGAAGGAATGTAATTTTAATGTCAAAAACATgtttttatattgatttttaatacaatgaaaataagCTATCTGAAGGAAATATGAGAAGAAGACAAAATGTACATGTTTCAAGCAAAATTTATGATTAGAAAACTTACGCGTTCGTTTAAGCTTTTGCTGGAACTTGCGTGCCAGGTTTGTTTCCTGAAGAACCTGACGTTCCAGTTTGTTCTTTTTCCAATTGCTTTCCTAAGTATTCCctggaaatttaatatcaagtACTTCGTATCATTATATATTACCTCAGAAAAAAATCTTAATTACTccaatgtaaataaataatgttaatTTACGTACCAATTATGCACCATCAGTTTTTGAACTGCAAGAAGTGCTTCATATCTCACATTAGGATCTTCGTGTCCCAAAAGTTGCATTACCCGTTGTTTACCACCAAGTTGTTCAATTAtactataataaataatatgcttaaaaataaatttaacgaACAGTGAATTTTGCAAAtgcaaaatagaaatattttgttaaacgTACTGTTTACCACGTGGATAATGTCTGACGTATTCTCCAATATCAAAACTGGCTACGCTGAGAACCAGAGGATCCTTACTAGTTTCCAACAAATGTACCAAAATACGCAGCAGTTCGTAATTCTTCTCGTTGAGTCGATTAGCATTCTCTCGCCAAAATTTACCGGATTTGTGAACAGGAGACCATTCGAGGCGTCCCGATTTCACCTCGGTCGAATACTCGTCAAAGGAACTTAAATCTTGAACGGACGCTTGCAATTTATCGTTCAGAAATTCAATATCGTCAGTGATATCTTCGTCGTCGAATTTACGCTGTCCAAGGATAGAAAGTTGCTTCAATACCTTACATTGTACCATAGCAATGCAGTGCTCTTTTGCAACTTGTCCATCCTCCACTTTTTCAATAAGATTCtaaaaaagtattcaaaatcagtacacataataaaaatgcaataaaCTGTGCAACTTACCCTAAATACTGCTAAAATAATACGTGTTACTTTTTCCTTAACAGAATCGCTAAGTATATCTGCTAAGATGGGTATAACGttaaatctaaaattaaaaattaatattacagcaacgttttgttacattttacaattCTATAATATGCACAATACATACTTGTTCATTTTCTCTGCAAGTAATGGATTGAATGTAAGTACCcatatacaaaatattagtTGGTATTGCACTTGAAAGTTTACCCTGCCTGTCAAAACAGCCAGCAAAGTGGAGATTCCATCGACTGATACAAATGCGAAACGATATTCGTCTATGCGAAGCATCATTTGTAAACAACGCGCGACGGACTGAATGTAGTCGTTGTTCTGAATAAACAGgaaagaatatatataatgctttgAAACTAGAATAATAACCAAATAGTGggataaaatattcaaaattatgtGTGTGCacatatttcatttccaatTAATACTGAAAAGTGCAATAAAGAATGATTACTTATATATTACagattcattattttcatttgcattTGTACTTAACATTATTGTGATTAAGTATTAcacatttaaattttacacaTAAAGATAGACTGAAAATTGTAGTTTTATGGTGTTTCTCTATGTTAATAATTAGCTATTATAGAACCAACCGGATTTTGTAGTTCACGTAGTTCATTCGCCTCCTTGTCCGTAATGATGTTTTGTTCTATCCCTGCATGCAAGTTTGTATCCTGAAGGGCCTCAAACTAGAATCCCGTGTCAATTTGTTTATACATTTAAATTATCAGGATTTAAGGTTTTGTTAACTACCCTTTATCTTGCAGAAAGCATTATCTGTAGTATTTAGTATTGCGTGTGTTACGGTATgcctatatttttattttgtacttgGTTATTTATATGCTTTTACAAGTTCACGTTCGATATTATTTAATGGAATATGTTGAATGTTATATAACATGTCTAATACATCTTATACACAATAATGAGAACCATCACCCATATTGTGCACACACATAACTATACTATGTAAAGCtaagcaacaaataaaaagcACATAATTCCTTGTTAATAACATGATGAAGAATGTAGTGGtgataaaatttttcttaatttttaaattatattaatacataaatatatgtTTAAAATACTTACACTGAGCTTCAACTGATCTTTAAGCCATGTTAAGTAGAATTGAAGATCAGTTTTTTCCATTAAATCATGACTCCAACAAGCAAGTTTGGCAATGATTCGAGAAGTCATATTCATTATGAATCCATCTTGTCTGTTCAACAGATTTAAAAAAGGACCCCATACTGATTCGCGTTTGCGACTTGAATGTTCCCTGAAGATCTCTACGCGGCTACGGTCTTCCTGATATTTAAcatattaatatttagaatCATTCCATAACAGTAAAGTATAAATTACTCTATTTTATATACCTGAAGCATATCATCGATCATTGTAAGAATGTATTGTATAGTTTGATCTTTTGAAACATGACCAAGTAAATTAAGGAAAGTTTTAGCAGCCTGATGTGCATTCTCTTTGAGCTTCGCTTCTCGAGCATTACCATCGCTTGTATCAAAAGAAACTATGAAATCATAATCTTCCTTTGATATCATTTGAGAcctataaaaaaaatgaaataatataacataatatttactttttatctatataaataattatttataaaatcctTACTGTAAATATGATTGCCAATTGATTCTTTGATTTCTAATATCAGCAGCTTGTTGTTGAAGAATGCTTGTAGCTGCCAGCATATCTAAAACATgaaacaatttattgtaaGCAATAATACTTAACAGAATATAACAGTAATATAACAGAAAAAATGAACTATAATTGGCGTAACTAGAACTATCCCAGACAAAAATTCTAATCACGCCTATGTATACTGTGTCATCTAATGATCTCATAAATCACTAGTttgattttcatgaaattttcattatttgtttTTGGATGATGATAGACTATGTAACATTTAAATATcttattatcattaaaaacaaaaaagatcATTGGGTAAAATCTTTGCATCGACATTATAATGTGAATTCTCTGCAAAAAATGTCTTcatagaaatttttttaaaacgttTTCGGAcgtttttttataatatcttAAATCAAAATAGTTGacaagataataaaaatatgataaataaaagaattacttattatcaatatttataGAAAGCAAGAGtttaaagatataaaaatgagATGCTCAGTCAACACCAGGTGCTTCtactaatattaaatatattcagaaatgaatattaaatatatatacatcaaGATATCAAAAGTATTCTGTATTACAATATGCAAAGATTGatatacagaatataaaatccattatttttataaatgatacagagaaaaataggaaaaatatatttatttaataatatattaaattagtatataatatatataatattacaaaGCTTATATTGTTTTTGTAAATCACATAAACATTATTGGGAGGGGCAATGtcaaattatcaaatttaaatgataatcTTAAAATCCTTACCGATTTTTTCATCGGGCAGAGCCGgtattatttctttaatatgCGCACGGTCCACCATTTTTGCTGTCGTCCCTTAAAAAtcgtatattttaattaatattgcagttacataaaattaaaattctactTGTCGCACATTCGCACCTCTCTCAGCTGTAGGATCACAAGACTAATGTCTGACCAACCTTTCTTATAAGTCTATATAAAAGTTCCCTAGTAATTCTTATAATTCTGGTGTTTATTTAACGAAATAACTATACCGCaattcaccagagtccataactgcgaaaagactagttttcgttctttgcgcatcttcgccctgattggcgatactcccaaacgaagtggaaaagcgtcgaggccgaactttgaattccgcgtcggtaaaacagtcaacgtttcatcgaaaattaggccgaacagaaactgatttaagcgCCACCTCAGAAGAAATATCTTCGCTAGGGTTGATTTCTCTCTACCATTGCGTATCAAACAACTTCGTTCTTTCCAAATTCCATATTTtgtgattttctttttattttatttttaaccgatTTCGAAAAGAAGGAGGTAATTAGTCATTTGTAATTAGTCAAAAATCATACAAGTTCCTTTTTCAGAAACTATAAAATTACTATAGTTATACGTTCTATATGGTAATATTGCAATCCCGAAAATACTTTTCTGAATTTAAGCTATTGTttcccaattaaaaaatatataaatctttttattgTAGCTCTTAGCTTGATATCGCTTTCTAAAAGTTATCTTTAGAAAACGATATCAATTACCAGGTCACACCACATGGAGGTGGCTACGTTAGTGACCCACCCTAAAATTATAAGAACGTGAAACCATTCAAAACAGAcaacataaattaaaaatttaaacaatacaatcttgaaatagaaaataaaattaatatcctaATACCAGaaacaattgagaaaataataataatttaacaataaaatgctgtaaTGGAAAACATACTTATTAGGATTAGATATACAATAACGTGAACCCATTCAAAACAgacaacataaaataaaaatttaaacaatacaatcttgaaatagaaaataaaattaatatcctaATACCAGaaacaattgagaaaataataataatttaacaataaaatgctgtaaTGGAAAACATACTTATTAGGATTAGATATACAATAATGTGAACCCATTCAAAACAgacaacataaaataaaaatttaaacaatacaatcttgaaatagaaaataaaattaatatcctaATACCAGaaacaattgagaaaataataataatttaacaataaaatgctgtaaTGGAAAACATACTTATTAGGATTAGATATACAATAACGTGAACCCATTCAAAACAgacaacataaaataaaaatttaaacaatacaatcttgaaatagaaaatagaattaatattctaatatcagaaacaattgagaaaataacaattcaataaaatgctgaaataaaatgctgaaataaaatgctgaaataaaatgctgaaataaaatgctgaaataaaatgctgaaataaaatgctgaaataaaatgctgaaatagaaaatataattaacatcataatttctgtaacaattaacaaaataacaattcaacaataaaatgctgaaatagaaaatataattaacatcataatttcagtaacaattaaaaaataattcaacaataaaatgctgaaatagaaaatataattaacatcataatttcagtaacaattaaaaaataattcaacaataaaatgctgaaatagaaaatataattaacatcataattttgattacaattgaaatgaaaaatgccgACAACAGAAAATATCATTACCATTACAATCTCAAagtatgttttaaataaatagaacataattaaaataagaacatgaaatataattgatgTGCAAAtcaataagaaaagaataatttatttcaataaagcaataaacgaaaaagaaataggGGAAATAAAATCGCGAGTTGACCATTCAACGAGTTGGGTATTGAACTCGTAAAATTTCGAGTTCAATACGTCATGGACGGTATTATTCATACCGTTCAAGGAAAAacacaaaaaatgaaaaaacaaattagcGAGCATAGTGACAGAATGACTCTCCATCCGAAGATGGAGAGccattagtagttcccctcttcTGGGCCAATTTTGCCGGGGCTCTTCAGCATatagcctcttctttcttcggcaATAGCCTCACAAAAATCACTCGCGAAAATTTTACGTTTGCTCAGACATTTGTGAAAACGTAACACGTAAACGAGCAACGATCCCTTGAATTGCTACTCGCATACCTGcacaatttttgcaaatgtcCAAGCACAAaacactttttaatttcacttcacttcactgcactttcactttaatacttcatttttgtAATCGGGTCTAGTACCACGACTACGACTTACAAACTAATAAGGCTTGgccttgaaaaaatcaagagagaatgctaaattaattaattgataaattaattaaattgcattttcatCTTTTCTCTTGATTTTTGGTTTCCCAACCCCAGATACAAGCTTCTCACGTATTAGAGGAGAATACGAAGAGAAACATGAAAGCTTGCTCTGGCCCTGCCTACTTATAAACTAAACTCAATCACACCAGAAGTAAACTACCTGCCTGCCTatcgctatatttaaaaaagggcaaaaatcattctcacaaaaattcactCCACGGTTCTCATACAACCACCCGGGTGCAAAAATGCCTACACCtagggagaacgtcccgggacgcctccgacaCCCGAGTTCAATTCAACTTTCACACTCTAATAAAATCATACCTTTTTGCTGAAATCGACTGACAAATAATAGTGAACATTATGctaaaataatacatttcattttcgtattctattgaattatctaatgtaaaaatttttcaatttattcttgaTAAGTATTTTATACTGTTATAGTAAGTTAAGATTGTGAATAAACGATACAAATCCCACATCCtaaccacacacacacacgtgGAACTTGTATCGTGGTTCACTATTGGTTCACTACTTTTGTCAGTCGCCAAAATGTATTACACTTAAAACTAAACCTTGTCCACCGCCCTCCACCCACGCGAGTACATCTAAGTACCCGAATGAGCTTTGGgcataaaaatgaacaaggCCAAAGGTATTTTCACCTACCAGTTTTCTTCATGTGTGCTGAAATGCCTAAGCTAAAACGTATGATTAGCAAAAACTACAGATGATATTCTcactttattaaaagtaagaaTATCGGCGTAATTTCACGGCTACGATTTAGTATATGGGCTGGCCCCCCAGGGGGGTGGAGTATATAGTCGGATAGCTTGGAGGATGACCGCGAAAAAAAGACAGAGTGATTGGGGGTAAAAGGATATGCGTAACGCGGTGTGAAATCAGTCGAAGACGAGAGCGAATGGAGAAGATAGCGATGAAATAAACGATTTTACCagactattttaataaaagtgactcgactttgcAAGTATAaagcttgaagagcaaatacagaaaagcaaaattgagcaactatgacactaacatggtgcactgctaatatcagctggcaacggaggttcttaggccccctgaacttgcgctcgacgctacataccacccaccccgcctggacgtcgtaacgccaggacaggatgcaccccttcgctaagagcgctacccgcccgtccaacacgttgcatccaacggtgtcagattgacggacacccctagtatagacaaaaggactacagtttagaatatggtaacatattttcatatgatccgtattctaaagctgcgcctgcaaaggcctagtaatgcatgggtttatctcccatgagatggtgtttcacggtcttatgccgcggaatccttgtaactaatttcattaaataaataaaatattggattgagtttaaaaaccaaaaggattcccaccg
This region of Osmia bicornis bicornis chromosome 5, iOsmBic2.1, whole genome shotgun sequence genomic DNA includes:
- the LOC114875050 gene encoding V-type proton ATPase subunit H isoform X1 — its product is MVDRAHIKEIIPALPDEKIDMLAATSILQQQAADIRNQRINWQSYLQSQMISKEDYDFIVSFDTSDGNAREAKLKENAHQAAKTFLNLLGHVSKDQTIQYILTMIDDMLQEDRSRVEIFREHSSRKRESVWGPFLNLLNRQDGFIMNMTSRIIAKLACWSHDLMEKTDLQFYLTWLKDQLKLSFEALQDTNLHAGIEQNIITDKEANELRELQNPNNDYIQSVARCLQMMLRIDEYRFAFVSVDGISTLLAVLTGRVNFQVQYQLIFCIWVLTFNPLLAEKMNKFNVIPILADILSDSVKEKVTRIILAVFRNLIEKVEDGQVAKEHCIAMVQCKVLKQLSILGQRKFDDEDITDDIEFLNDKLQASVQDLSSFDEYSTEVKSGRLEWSPVHKSGKFWRENANRLNEKNYELLRILVHLLETSKDPLVLSVASFDIGEYVRHYPRGKHIIEQLGGKQRVMQLLGHEDPNVRYEALLAVQKLMVHNWEYLGKQLEKEQTGTSGSSGNKPGTQVPAKA
- the LOC114875026 gene encoding DNA-directed RNA polymerase I subunit RPA2; translation: MLIEPKLTNSSKHFGKPPNKQNPLLQSLGVPHIDSFNYMLEDGLSEAVQDNPFVYIHLPNEDKVALWLDDVSIHQPVVPSGTIGVKNHKIYPTECRQRRCTYKGKITVKVGWSINGKVQETLERDLGEVPIMVKSNRCHLHKMSPKELVAHGEHEQEWGGYFIIKGLERLIRMLLMTRRNYPIAIKRSGWKARGVQFSDLGLLLRCVRDDNTAVNNTLHYVTDGSAKLMFTHRKILYYVPLILMLKCLIDASDIFIYNALVAGREDDIWYKSCISNMLRAIHEQDLHSHEDCKSYIGRMFRIKFFELPQDATDVDVCDFIIKHCIAIHLNDPLDKFYLLVFMTKKLFVLANNKCAVEGADAVMMQECLLGGHLYLQVLKEKLYNWLNILKTNILKRARSAGNRYALNVQEMLNVMKHGNFLDSQMENFLSTGNLRSSTGLGLMQNTGLTIVAENINRMRYMSHFRAIHRGSFFQEMRTTEARQLLPDAWGFICPVHTPDGAPCGLLNHLTMNCIITKHPDPKLKANVPIILMDLGMIPLSIVDNWQNSYVVMLDGKLIGLIDDSIISRVTDKLRLLKIKGEEVPHTMEIALVPKKNVPAQYPGLYLFTNAARMMRPVMNLACKKIEYIGTFEQIYLEICVTPEEAYKGLTTHQELSKTAFLSNLASLIPMPDYNQSPRNMYQCQMGKQTMGTPCHTWQLQSETKLYRLQTPATPFFRPVHYDKIDLDDFAMGTNAIVAVISYTGYDMEDAMIINKAAYDRGFAHGMIYKSEFVDLKDQRSYFARNPDKPELAEKLDTDGLPVPGTIIKENDVYYCYYDADKSTYVTGKYHGKEDAHVDNVKLCGTLHSHIPRRACITFRIPRNPSVGDKFASRAGQKGICSQKWPAEDLPFTETGLIPDIIFNPHGFPSRMTIAMMIEIMAGKSAAIHGLVHDATSFRFNEDETAVEYFGKLLERGGYNYYGTERLYSGIDGRELTADIFFGVVHYQRLRHMVSDKWQVRSTGPVDVLTRQPIKGRRRGGGVRFGEMERDSLISHGCAFLLQDRLFHCSDKTTTLVCQKCGTLLGPITEMSVTTPGLNDKTRCRLCGDDESVRDVEIPYIFRYLVTQLTSCNINVKLSFVEK
- the LOC114875050 gene encoding V-type proton ATPase subunit H isoform X2, which translates into the protein MVDRAHIKEIIPALPDEKIDMLAATSILQQQAADIRNQRINWQSYLQSQMISKEDYDFIVSFDTSDGNAREAKLKENAHQAAKTFLNLLGHVSKDQTIQYILTMIDDMLQEDRSRVEIFREHSSRKRESVWGPFLNLLNRQDGFIMNMTSRIIAKLACWSHDLMEKTDLQFYLTWLKDQLKLSNNDYIQSVARCLQMMLRIDEYRFAFVSVDGISTLLAVLTGRVNFQVQYQLIFCIWVLTFNPLLAEKMNKFNVIPILADILSDSVKEKVTRIILAVFRNLIEKVEDGQVAKEHCIAMVQCKVLKQLSILGQRKFDDEDITDDIEFLNDKLQASVQDLSSFDEYSTEVKSGRLEWSPVHKSGKFWRENANRLNEKNYELLRILVHLLETSKDPLVLSVASFDIGEYVRHYPRGKHIIEQLGGKQRVMQLLGHEDPNVRYEALLAVQKLMVHNWEYLGKQLEKEQTGTSGSSGNKPGTQVPAKA